A DNA window from Daucus carota subsp. sativus chromosome 3, DH1 v3.0, whole genome shotgun sequence contains the following coding sequences:
- the LOC108211758 gene encoding uncharacterized protein LOC108211758, with amino-acid sequence MSGVASPSSENNHKVAVPKTSTKNLYSLTLRHYIILAVIVLLSFSRMVRPQEFAFVVFTIIYMYFLSMVAFPVIPNVSYPPILTSKQLKFMGFYIIVTGIIGLVVPIAYVTEGFFFGHKESIKPAVPHLFLLLCQVFMEGVGFSDKFSLPIRVYVPVVYNSVRISTLIEWLRDEFSMEYGGGDFASSSSAIRIYAGRSIVVANMVLWCFNLFGFLLPVWLPKIFKLYYSSPAALHKVKT; translated from the coding sequence ATGTCTGGTGTGGCTAGTCCATCCAGTGAGAACAATCACAAGGTAGCAGTCCCCAAAACTAGTACCAAAAATTTATACTCTTTGACTCTGCGGCACTATATTATTTTGGCTGTAATAGTTCTCCTCTCGTTTTCTAGAATGGTAAGGCCCCAAGAATTTGCATTTGTAGTCTTTACTATCATCTACATGTATTTCCTTTCTATGGTTGCTTTTCCGGTTATCCCCAACGTTTCCTATCCTCCTATTCTCACATCTAAACAGCTTAAGTTTATGGGCTTCTACATCATTGTCACTGGCATTATTGGCCTTGTTGTCCCCATAGCCTACGTAACGGAAGGTTTCTTTTTTGGTCATAAAGAGAGCATCAAACCAGCTGTGCCtcatctttttcttttgttATGTCAAGTATTCATGGAAGGAGTGGGGTTTTCGGATAAGTTTTCACTCCCCATACGAGTATATGTTCCCGTGGTGTATAATTCAGTGAGGATTTCAACCCTCATAGAGTGGCTGAGAGACGAGTTTTCGATGGAATACGGTGGGGGAGATTTCGCGAGTTCCAGCAGTGCAATAAGGATATATGCCGGAAGAAGTATTGTTGTGGCTAATATGGTGCTGTGGTGCTTCAATTTGTTCGGGTTTTTGTTGCCTGTGTGGCTTCCTAAGATTTTCAAGTTATACTATTCGTCACCTGCAGCATTGCACAAGGTTAAAACTTGA
- the LOC108212386 gene encoding lysine-rich arabinogalactan protein 19-like: protein MGRRLGLEMSDRLSGMSGPSTPVHSDHSESTVEGLPPRPGVVPISPPRAPTPPPAAGPSRPPGYPRSGQTPIAPIPLRAIPPPAPVMSPPAPLIRPPIRGPPPEHESSGFSGVGPSYPCSPLSVPYHYYQALLMEREELLGQVGELTQAMRDLDPNRGERQLREEIRAFRTEVVERLCGITAPLGTPGDIIDWARWVLEQLEVIGGPDFP from the exons ATGGGTAGAAGATTAGGactagaaatgagtgatag ACTATCAGGCATGTCAGGCcccagtaccccggttcattcTGATCATTCAGAGTCGACAGTTGAGGGACTTCCACCCCGTCCTGGAGTTGTACCTATATCTCCACCCAGGGCACCTACACCCCCACCTGCAGCTGGACCTTCACGTCCACCTGGATACCCTCGTAGTGGACAGACCCCTATTGCACCTATACCACTTAGGGCTATACCCCCGCCCGCTCCTGTGATGTCCCCACCTGCTCCCCTTATACGACCTCCTATCCGTGGACCTCCACCAGAGCATGAGTCTTCTGGATTTTCAGGTGTCGGACCCTCTTATCCGTGTTCCCCTCTTTCGGTACCCTATCACTATTATCAGGCACTCTTGATGGAGAGAGAGGAGCTGTTGGGCCAGGTTGGAGAGTTGACACAGGCGATGAGGGATCTAGATCCTAACAGGGGTGAGCGACAGTTGAGAGAGGAGATACGTGCTTTCAGGACAGAGGTAGTAGAGAGATTATGTGGGATCACCGCACCACTTGGTACCCCCGGGGATATTATAGATTGGGCTCGTTGGGTCTTGGAGCAGCTGGAGGTTATCGGAGGCCCAGACTTCCCATAG